A portion of the Podospora pseudoanserina strain CBS 124.78 chromosome 2, whole genome shotgun sequence genome contains these proteins:
- a CDS encoding hypothetical protein (COG:C; CAZy:AA7; EggNog:ENOG503NXN6): MKSIFLAAGLLAAGTLAQDDSILGLDPNSATFSLESFLFGPRCKCFPGDSCWPSTNEWNNFNQTVGGKLIATVPLAQACHDPNYDPVRCQQLRDGWQMPDIHMNDSASIMAPFFANQSCDPFTAQGKPCTLGNYVRYAVAAETAQDIIATINFARRKNIRFVVRNTGHDYLARSTGAGALSVWTHKMKSIEWKNYNDKYYKGTAVKIGAGVQGFDLLNEGLKVNQIVVGGECPTVGPAGGYTQGGGHSALSTSFGLSADNTLEWEVVTASGQLLTASRTRNSDLYWALSGGGPGNYGVVVSVTLKTFPDSYVGGATVSFFAANNPTETFYKGIDAFHAALPAMVDAGTMVVYYFTSNFFMIAPVTAYNKTAAQVETIMAPFLANLTSLGVNFNAAYSQSVNYYDHYDQYFGPLPIGAIQIGIAQYGGRLIPRDTFTKTPTKLSQTSRYIAEKGVTFIGVGTDVSSFGRNSANAVLPAWRKTLVHATLTTDWSFDPAKWNDMIANQKLMTEDIMPAIESITPNSGAYMNEADFQQPRFQREFFGTNYARLMAIKLRYDPEGFFYARNAVGSERWKVNEQTDGRMCKASIWW; this comes from the exons atgaAGTCCATCTTCCTTGCCGCTGGCCTCTTGGCTGCCGGCACCTTGGCCCAGGACGACAGCATCCTCGGCCTGGACCCCAACTCGGCCACCTTTTCTCTGGaatccttcctcttcggcccTCGGTGCAAGTGCTTCCCAGGCGACTCGTGCTGGCCCTCTACCAACGAGTGGAACAACTTCAACCAGACCGTCGGTGGAAAGCTGATCGCCACGGTCCCACTCGCCCAGGCCTGCCATGATCCCAACTACGACCCCGTCAGATGTCAACAATTGCGTGATGGCTGGCAGATGCCCGACATTCA CATGAATGACTCGGCTTCCATCATGGCCCCTTTCTTTGCCAACCAGAGCTGTGACCCCTTCACTGCTCAGGGCAAGCCGTGCACACTGGGCAACTATGTCAGATATGCAGTCGCTGCTGAGACTGCTCAGGACATCATTGCTACCATCAACTTTGCCAGGAGAAAGAACATCCGCTTCGTCGTCCGCAACACTGGTCATGACTACCTTGCCCGGTCTACCGGTGCCGGTGCTCTGTCTGTCTGGACCCACAAGATGAAGAGCATTGAGTGGAAGAACTACAATGACAAGTACTACAAGGGTACTGCCGTCAAGATCGGAGCCGGTGTCCAAGGCTttgacctcctcaacgaAGGCCTCAAGGTCAACCAGATCGTTGTCGGTGGTGAATGTCCTACTGTCGGCCCTGCTGGTGGCTATACacagggtggtggtcacTCCGCCCTGAGCACATCTTTCGGTCTCTCCGCCGATAACACCCTCGAGTGGGAGGTCGTCACCGCCTCTGGCCAGCTCCTCACCGCGTCCCGTACCAGAAACTCGGACCTCTACTGGGCTCTCTCCGGTGGTGGCCCTGGCAACTACGGCGTCGTCGTCAGCGTCACCCTCAAGACCTTCCCCGACAGCTACGTCGGCGGTGCCACcgtctccttcttcgccgccaacaaccccaccgaGACCTTCTATAAGGGCATCGACGCCTTCCACgccgccctccccgccaTGGTCGACGCCGGCACCATGGTGGTCTACTACTTCACCTCCAACTTCTTCATGATCGCCCCCGTCACCGCCTACAACAAGACCGCCGCCCAGGTCGAGACCATCAtggcccccttcctcgccaacctcacctccctcggcgtCAACTTCAACGCGGCCTACTCCCAGTCGGTCAACTACTACGACCACTACGACCAATACTttggccccctccccatcggCGCCATTCAGATCGGCATCGCCCAGTACGGCGGCCGCCTCATCCCCCGCGACACCTTCACCAAGACCCCCACCAAGCTCTCCCAGACCTCGCGCTACATCGCCGAGAAGGGTGTCACCTTCATCGGCGTCGGCACCGACGTCTCCTCCTTTGGCCGCAACTCGGCCAACGCCGTCCTCCCCGCCTGGAGAAAGACGCTCGTTCACGCCACTCTGACCACCGATTGGAGCTTTGACCCTGCCAAGTGGAACGACATGATTGCCAACCAGAAGCTCATGACCGAGGACATCATGCCCGCGATTGAgagcatcacccccaactcgGGCGCGTACATGAACGAGGCCGACTTCCAGCAACCGAGGTTCCAGAGGGAGTTCTTTGGGACTAATTACGCGAGGTTGATGGCCATCAAGCTGAGGTATGACCCCGAGGGGTTCTTTTACGCGAGGAACGCGGTGGGGAGTGAGAGGTGGAAGGTGAATGAGCAGACGGATGGGAGGATGTGCAAGGCTAGtatttggtggtga